From the Polaribacter huanghezhanensis genome, the window TTTTTAGTTTCTACGCTAGTTGTTTTTTGTTTACATGATTGTAAAACGAAGATGAAGATAAAAAGATAAATAAGTTGTTTCATTTTTAATAATTTCTAGTTACTCCAATAGTTATAAACATTAATTAATATTTGTTTTGCTAATTGGATCGTTGTTTTTTTTTGTTTTTTTAGAGCAATTTCTTTAATAATTATTTTTAAATCTAGTACAGAAACCAAGCTTTCTTTTATCTCTACTTGATACAAATGCAATAATTTTTGATATTCCTTTAATTGTTGATTTAAAAGAATGATTTGTTTGTCTACGCTTTGTATTTGTTTGATTAAATTATCTTTCCGAATGGTATTTTGATTGATAAAATACGCTTTGTCGAATTTTAAATTTTCTAATTTAATTTGATTTTGTTGATGCTTTAATTTTTGTTGATGCCCATCAAACAAGTTCCAAGTAACAGCCATTCCAACACTAAAACCTAATCGGTTAGGTTTTGGTAAATAAGTAGCATTTAAACCCGCATCACCAAAAGCTTTTACTTGTGGTATATATTTTAAATCTGTTATTTTTTGATCAGATTGTATCGCAAAACTATCAATTTGAAATTGTTTCGCGAAAATTGATTTTTCTGAAAAGCGATTAGATATTTGTAATTCGATGTCTTCTAAATCAGCAATAGTAGTTGTTTGTATTCCACAAAGTAAATTTAATGCATTTACGTTGTTTTGATAATTGGCGGTAAAACGTTCTTGGTCTATTTGACTATTTTTTAACGCTAATTCTATCCATTTTAAATCAATATATTTTAAAATTCCTGCAGCAACCAAAGGTTTCATTTCTTTGATTTGATTTTCAAGAATCTGACTGTTTTCTTTTGCATTTTCTATGCTTTTTTTAGACTGAATGCACAAGATGTATTGGTGAGTAACTGTTTGTTTTAATTCTAGCTTTGTTAAGGTAATTTGATTGGCATATTTTTGCTTTAAAATGGTTGCCTGATTTTTATACGCTTCTATATATCTCTTTGTAAATAGTGGTTGGTTTATTGAAACTAAAGTTTGGTATTGACCTCCATTACTGATTCCTAAATCATACCCATAATAATTAGTAGCGCCATTTGAAACAACTTCTAACTTCGTAGTTCCGTTATCATTAGAAATAATTGGTGCAAATAATACATTTGCATTCAAATTTACAGTAGGCGATTTATAGATTGCTTTAAATTGTTTTAAATCTAGGTCTATTATTTCATGTGTATTCTTTTCTTTTTGCAACAAAGGGCTATTTTCTAGTGCTTTATTCACATAAAAATGTACTGTTTTTTGAGAATATATTTTTAGAGAAAAAAGGGTTATTACAATTAAGAATAGTTGTTTCATATTAAATATAATAATTAAGTGAACAAATATAGGATATATATGCTAAAAAGACAGGCTTAAAAAGTCTGTCTTTATTAATGGAAAACAAAAATTAATTAATTTTCATTATCATTCTCGTTGTCTTTTTCACCGTCTTTATCTTCGTTGTCTTTTTTAACTTCTTTTTTAACAACAGTTCCGTTAGGTGCAATTGCAACTTCTAAATCAGTATCGTCTTTCTCTAAAGCAAACTCATATACTTTTCCTTTCGCAGTTATAGATACTTCAGCTTCTTCAATATCATATCCTTTAAATTGTGTGTCTAATGTTCTTTTTACGGCTGCAGGAATTTCTCTTTTCTTAATTGCATATTCAGTTTCTTTCCATGTTCCATTTGTTAAGAAATTAGCCGAATAGTCTTTTCCATTCATTTTAAATTCTACCTCCCATTCAGTGTCATTTTCTTTATCCCAACTTGCTTTTTTAGCTTTAGGGAATTTTTTAGCAAAAGCTGCTTTTACGTTAGAAGGAGCTGAAAATTGTGCACAAGCTTGTGTCAATGTCATTATTGCAACAAGCATTAATAAACTTAATTTTTTCATTTTTATTCTATTTTATGATTAATATTAAACAAATGTAAATCTCGATTTTGAAGAAATTTTGAATTTTGCTTTACTTTAAAATGTATTTTCTAATACATCAACTAAATCCAAGACCATGTTCGCAAAAATAGCTGCCATTTTTTTGTTTTTTTCTTTTACACTTAAATGTATTCCATCAAACAATAAATTAAAAGAAGCTTTTAAATTAGAGTCTTTTACTTCTGTACTTAAACTTTTCCATACTTGTTCTACATTTTTAGTTGTATGCTCAATGTTTTTCCAGTCTATCTTTTTTTGATCGATTAGTGCTAGTATTTTAAAACCTAAATAATCTAAGTGTTCAATTTTTATTTGGTTTTCAATTTTAGAAGCGTCTTTAAAATTACTTACATTATAATTAAATATTTCTGTAGAAGTAAGTGCTGTTTTTGCGTAATCTCTTTTCTTAAAATACTTTTTAAGTGCTGCTATTTTTTCATTTAAAACCATGATGCTTTCTGGTTTTAAATGATCTGTAAACACATTGTTTTTTGCAGTGTTATCTATTTTAGATAATGATTTTTGAATTCCTTTGTCATTTTTTGCAAGTGCAAATTCTGTTAAATCTTCAAAAGGAGAAAGAGCTTGATCTAAGTTTTCGAATATCACATCAGATTCGGTAATTTTAGCACTCTCCTTTTTTTCTGAAATAGTTTCTTTTACGATTTCCTTTTTAGATACTTTTTCTGTACAAGCTTGTGATAAAGCCATCACAAAGACAAGCATTACTATACTAACTTTTTTCATTTTATAATTAATTTATAATTTATTAGACAAAAGTAGCAGCCGATTTTGAATTAATTTAGAACTTTTTAAAAACTATAAGAAAAATACACCCCATAATTATCATCATTAATTTCAGGGATTAACGTTATATTTTTTGTCTTCTTAAAAGGGTTAAAGTTTTTAAATGGTTCAAAATGATATACTAATTTTGTTACTAAAATTCCGATACCAGCACCCACCAAAACATCCGAAAACCAATGTTTATTATTGATCATTCTAAACGCTCCTGTTGTAGTTGCAAAAGCATAACCGCTATAAGCTAATACAGGTGAAGTTTCTTTAAATTCTTGATACAATACGGTTGCGTTTGTAAAACCAAAAGTGGTGTGTCCTGAAGGGAATGATCGATATCCTCTTCCGTTTGGCCTCATCTTTCCTGTAAGTTTTTTTAAGAAAAAAGTAATTGTAGAAGATGCTATATTAGATATGAATAGATTTTTGGTTTGATCAAACCAATGATTTTTTGCTTTCACTCCTAAAATATCTGCTCCATATAATTCGAAAATAGGAGCAAACTGTAAATAATCATCTATTTTAAATTCATAATTATTTCCAACTTTATTTCGAATATCTGTTTGCAAGCTTTTCTCAAAACTACTTTTATTAACAATTATGCCAATACTAATAAGACTAAGAGGGACAATACTTTTTTTTAGTAAACTATTTTTCTTAATACTATCATTAATATTAAAAGGAGTTTGTGCATGCAATTTTCCTAAATGACTAAAACAAAAAATTAGAATAAGTAATTTAAAAATGTTTTTCATTATCGATTTTAATTTATAAAATGAATAGCAAAAATATGATTAGCACCCTGAAAATAATACGTAATTTTCCAGTTTTGAGAATCTATTATTTTTTTAACAATAGCAAGCCCTAATCCATTTCCGGATTGTGAATCTGAAGATTTAGAAAAACGGACAAAAAGTTTTTCGCTAAAGAGTTTTGTATTTGAGCTGGTATTAGAAATGATTAATTTGTCCTTTCTTAGTTCAATATGTACTTCACCATCTTGATGATTATGGCGTATCGCATTTAATAGTAAATTTCTTATCAGTACTTCTGTAAGTGTTAAATTAGCGGTTAAACTGCAATTATCAATAGCGCTAATAGCAATCTTAATATTTTTAGATTTGGCTTGCTCTCTAAAAAACGGAAGTTGTTTTTCTACGATTTCATTTATAGAAATCATTTCTTGTTTGTTTGGCTGATTGCCATCTATTTTAGACAGTAAAAGGAGGTTTTTATTGAGTTTATTGAGACGAGAAACAGTATCGCTGATGTCATTTAATAAGAGGTATTGTTTTTTGCTAATATCTTTATCTTGAATTAGCATGTCTAACTTCGCTTTAAAAATAGCAATTGGAGTTTGTAATTCGTGAGCAGCATTTTCTACAAATTCTCGTTGATTGTTGTAAATACTGATGTTTCTTTTTATCAAATTGTCAATAGACTCATTTAATCGATTAAACTCTTCAATAGTGCATGTATCTAAGGAGTATTTTTTTGGATGATCAAGTTCAAAGGCTTCTATTTCTTCTAAAGTTTTGTAAAAAGGTTTCCAAAGGTTTATAGAGATTTTTCTTGTTAAAAAAATCAAGCCAATCAATAAAATAACAAACAACACTAAAAATAATAAGAGAATGCTGGTAAGTAAATCACCAGATTCAAATAAGCTTATTTTGGTTGAAAAGATAAAGGGCTTTTTATTGATGTAAACAACCGAATTTAATTCTCTGTATGGTTCGTTTTCTAATTCTAATTTGCTAAAATATTCACTATAAAATAACGTGTCTTTTTTTAAAGGATAATACTCTTTTATTTTAGATGTTAGGTTAAAACGATTCCATGTTTTTATTGTTTCTTCGGATAAGTTTGGTGCTATTTTTTCTAAAAAATCTGCTTTATATCCTAATAAAGTTTCATCAATGTTTTTTAAATACATTTTTTCTGAGACTAAATAAAAAATAGGGGCAACGATGATAAAGGTTACAATAGCAAATATTAAATAAATGCGTTGTGTTTTATGTAATAACTTCTTACTCATCTTGCCATTTATATCCTAAACCATATACCGATTTAATGTAGTTTTTACTTTTTGCGTAGGTTAATTTCTTTTTTAAATTTTTGATATGTGCATACACAAAATCATGATTGTCTAACATGTCAGCCATATCTCCAGAAAGATGCTCTGCAATTGCGCCTTTAGACAAAACTTTGTTCTTGTTTCCAATTAAGTACAACAACAAATCTATTTCTTTTTTAGTGATATCAACTTTTTGATCATTAATTTTTACAACTTTAGAGAGTACGTCAATTTCTATCTCATTAAAGCTAATAGTATTACTTCCATTGAATTGTTTACGTCTAATTATTGCCTGAATTCTTACTAATAATTCTGATAAATGAAAAGGTTTGGTTAAATAATCATCTGCACCAAGATTGAACCCTTCAATTCTAGTTTCTATGGTTTCTTTTGCAGAAATAATAATAACACCATCTGTTTTATGTTGTTTTTTAAGCTCAATTAATATATCAAACCCATCACCATCAGGTAGTGTTAAATCCAATAAAATACAATCGTAATCAAATAGTGCTATTTTTTCTATAGCAGAAGAAAAATCATTTGCCCATTCGCATAAAAATCCACTAGCATTTAAGTACTCTTGAATACTTTTTGCCAATTTCACTTCATCTTCTATAAGTAATAATTTCATTTTACAATAGTACTATACAAATTTGAATTAATTTAGATTTTCACTCTAATATATCAAATTTGAATGAATAGAATTTTTAAACGCATTTTTTTTACTTACAAAACTAGCAGGTTTACGCAAGAAAAAGATTAGGAGGTTTTTTTATAACTCCAAACAGCCAATCCATTCATTATAAAAGCATATAAAAGTGTTTTTAATAATTGAGGTAGAATATCCCTAAACGTAGAACCTTTAAGCATTACCATTCGCATGACTTCTACAAAGTATTTTATAGGATTAAATTCTGCAATCGTTTGTGCCCATTTTGGCATACTTTCTATCGGCGTAAATAAACCACTCATTAAAATAAAAATGACCATAAAAAACCAAGAAATAAACATAGCTTGTTGCTGTGTTTCTGTAAAGTTTGAGATAAATAATCCAATTCCTAATACCACTAAAATATAAACAGAAGTATATAAATACATTGTTGATAAACTACCAACTATGGGGATATCAAAAATAAGTTTTGCTATAAATAAGCCAAAAGTTAATAATCCTAAACCCAATATCCAAAACGGAAAAAGTTTTCCAATAATAAATTGAATCTTCTTTATTGGTGTTACATTAATTTGTTCTAAAGTTCCAATTTCTTTTTCACGCACAATATTCATTCCAGATAAAAAGAGCGTGATCATTGTTACCAAAAGCACTAAAATCCCTGGTACCATAAAGGTTTTATAATTTAGTGTTTTGTTATACCAAAATAATGGGATGGTTTCAATGGCAACTGGCTGTGTTTGTTTGTCTGAAAGTTGTTGGAAATCTGATTTTATATGTTGATTAAAGCGTTGCAGAATTTGTGATATATAGACATTTTCAACTCCAGCCGCTGCACCATCAATAGCATTAATGGTAACTCCCATGTTTACCTGTTTGTCTTTTTGTAAATCACGTTCAAAATGAGTTGGAATTTCTAAAACAACATCAATCTTTCCTTTTAACATTGTTGAACTTGCCATTTCTTGAGAAGTAAAATCAGTTAATACATTAAAATAGGTAGAAGCATTAAATTTTTCGATCAAAGCTCTTGATGTAGAAGAACGATCATTATCGATATACCCAAATTTGATGTTTTTCACTTCAAAAGTAGCTGCATTAGATAAAATAACCAATTGAATGATTGGCATTATAAAAATGATAGGCAGCATTCCTTTATTTCTAAAGATTTGCTTAAACTCTTTCTGTATGATGTATAAAATTGTTTTCATCTTTTTTCTAACATCTATTTTCTATGGTCATTTTTTTATTCTAATCTAATTTTATATTTCTTTACACTTAAAGCGATAAAAGACACGGTCATTCCAAATAAAATTAAGGTTTCTTTCCAAATAAATTGAATTCCAACTCCTTTTAGCATAATCCCTTTTATAATAATGATAAACCATTTGGCAGGAATTATATTACTAATAACTTGTAAAGCTAAAGGCATGCTCGAAATCGGAAAAATAAAACCAGAAAGTATAATTACAGGTAACATTAAGCCCATTAACGAAATCATCATTGCCGTTTGCTGTGTTGCTGAAATAGTTGAGATTAAAATTCCTAAAGACAAGGCGCTAATGATAAAAAGAATGCTTTCTAAAGCTAATAAAAACAAACTTCCTTGTACAGGCATGTTAAAAACAAATATACTTAACAAAACGATTACTGTAGCGTTGATGATTGATAAAAATATATATGGAAATACTTTTCCGATAATCACCTGAATTGGCTTTAGAGGAGATACTAATAGAATTTCCATGGTTCCTAATTCTTTTTCTCTTGTGATAGAAATAGAAGTCATCATGGCAGAAACCAACATTAAAATAATAGTCATTACACCAGGAACAAACATGTATACACTTTTTAATTCTGGGTTATACACCATGTGCGTTTCTGGAACAATTTGATAGGCAATTGTAATTTCTTTGTTTAATTTTTTTTGATATTGCTGCAATATTGCATTTACATAATTACTGATGGTATTTGCCGTATTTGGATCTGTGGCGTCTGCAATAATTTGTACAGTTGCTTTGTGGTCTTTA encodes:
- a CDS encoding phosphatase PAP2 family protein, which gives rise to MKNIFKLLILIFCFSHLGKLHAQTPFNINDSIKKNSLLKKSIVPLSLISIGIIVNKSSFEKSLQTDIRNKVGNNYEFKIDDYLQFAPIFELYGADILGVKAKNHWFDQTKNLFISNIASSTITFFLKKLTGKMRPNGRGYRSFPSGHTTFGFTNATVLYQEFKETSPVLAYSGYAFATTTGAFRMINNKHWFSDVLVGAGIGILVTKLVYHFEPFKNFNPFKKTKNITLIPEINDDNYGVYFSYSF
- a CDS encoding response regulator transcription factor is translated as MKLLLIEDEVKLAKSIQEYLNASGFLCEWANDFSSAIEKIALFDYDCILLDLTLPDGDGFDILIELKKQHKTDGVIIISAKETIETRIEGFNLGADDYLTKPFHLSELLVRIQAIIRRKQFNGSNTISFNEIEIDVLSKVVKINDQKVDITKKEIDLLLYLIGNKNKVLSKGAIAEHLSGDMADMLDNHDFVYAHIKNLKKKLTYAKSKNYIKSVYGLGYKWQDE
- a CDS encoding sensor histidine kinase; this translates as MSKKLLHKTQRIYLIFAIVTFIIVAPIFYLVSEKMYLKNIDETLLGYKADFLEKIAPNLSEETIKTWNRFNLTSKIKEYYPLKKDTLFYSEYFSKLELENEPYRELNSVVYINKKPFIFSTKISLFESGDLLTSILLLFLVLFVILLIGLIFLTRKISINLWKPFYKTLEEIEAFELDHPKKYSLDTCTIEEFNRLNESIDNLIKRNISIYNNQREFVENAAHELQTPIAIFKAKLDMLIQDKDISKKQYLLLNDISDTVSRLNKLNKNLLLLSKIDGNQPNKQEMISINEIVEKQLPFFREQAKSKNIKIAISAIDNCSLTANLTLTEVLIRNLLLNAIRHNHQDGEVHIELRKDKLIISNTSSNTKLFSEKLFVRFSKSSDSQSGNGLGLAIVKKIIDSQNWKITYYFQGANHIFAIHFIN
- a CDS encoding PepSY-like domain-containing protein → MKKLSLLMLVAIMTLTQACAQFSAPSNVKAAFAKKFPKAKKASWDKENDTEWEVEFKMNGKDYSANFLTNGTWKETEYAIKKREIPAAVKRTLDTQFKGYDIEEAEVSITAKGKVYEFALEKDDTDLEVAIAPNGTVVKKEVKKDNEDKDGEKDNENDNEN
- a CDS encoding TolC family protein, producing the protein MKQLFLIVITLFSLKIYSQKTVHFYVNKALENSPLLQKEKNTHEIIDLDLKQFKAIYKSPTVNLNANVLFAPIISNDNGTTKLEVVSNGATNYYGYDLGISNGGQYQTLVSINQPLFTKRYIEAYKNQATILKQKYANQITLTKLELKQTVTHQYILCIQSKKSIENAKENSQILENQIKEMKPLVAAGILKYIDLKWIELALKNSQIDQERFTANYQNNVNALNLLCGIQTTTIADLEDIELQISNRFSEKSIFAKQFQIDSFAIQSDQKITDLKYIPQVKAFGDAGLNATYLPKPNRLGFSVGMAVTWNLFDGHQQKLKHQQNQIKLENLKFDKAYFINQNTIRKDNLIKQIQSVDKQIILLNQQLKEYQKLLHLYQVEIKESLVSVLDLKIIIKEIALKKQKKTTIQLAKQILINVYNYWSN
- a CDS encoding ABC transporter permease, translating into MKRFKGFIKKEFYHIFRDRRSLFILFGMPIVQILLFGFAITNEINNVDIAVLDHSKDATTTEIINKIASSKYFSIKQMITHEKEIASVFKKGRVKAVLIFEKNVGKNLIKDHKATVQIIADATDPNTANTISNYVNAILQQYQKKLNKEITIAYQIVPETHMVYNPELKSVYMFVPGVMTIILMLVSAMMTSISITREKELGTMEILLVSPLKPIQVIIGKVFPYIFLSIINATVIVLLSIFVFNMPVQGSLFLLALESILFIISALSLGILISTISATQQTAMMISLMGLMLPVIILSGFIFPISSMPLALQVISNIIPAKWFIIIIKGIMLKGVGIQFIWKETLILFGMTVSFIALSVKKYKIRLE
- a CDS encoding ABC transporter permease, which produces MKTILYIIQKEFKQIFRNKGMLPIIFIMPIIQLVILSNAATFEVKNIKFGYIDNDRSSTSRALIEKFNASTYFNVLTDFTSQEMASSTMLKGKIDVVLEIPTHFERDLQKDKQVNMGVTINAIDGAAAGVENVYISQILQRFNQHIKSDFQQLSDKQTQPVAIETIPLFWYNKTLNYKTFMVPGILVLLVTMITLFLSGMNIVREKEIGTLEQINVTPIKKIQFIIGKLFPFWILGLGLLTFGLFIAKLIFDIPIVGSLSTMYLYTSVYILVVLGIGLFISNFTETQQQAMFISWFFMVIFILMSGLFTPIESMPKWAQTIAEFNPIKYFVEVMRMVMLKGSTFRDILPQLLKTLLYAFIMNGLAVWSYKKTS